The genomic window TGCCTCCGGATCATCTCATGAATACGGCACTCGAATTCGCACAGGGCCTGGCCAAAGGTCCGTCGCTGGCAATAGAGATGATCAAGCGCATGGCCTACGCCGGCCTTAAATCCAACTCGGTCATGACCCAGATGGCTGTGGAGAACTTTATGCAGCAGGTCTGCATGGAGTCCGAGGACGTGAAAGAAGGTGTGATGGGCTTCCTGGAGAAGCGGACGCCCAGGTTTACAGGCAGATAAAACAGAACCATGTCATTGCGGCGAGCCGTCGTTGCGATCCGAAGGCGTGAAAGGCGGCGAAGCAATATTTCCTCCGCATCGTCATTGCGGGCCCGAAGGGCGTGGCAATCTGATGTTCCGTCATCACTCGCAAGATTGCCGCGTCGCTACGCTCCTCGCAATGACGTGTGTCAAAGTTCGTAATAATACGAGATCATTATTGACACGATGGGCTAAAGAGTTTAGAATTTCTCTCTGTCAGTTGCCTACTTGCTAACCTCCAAGGCGGCCAGAAACTAAAAAAGGAGTTGAATGCTTGTGCCCGAAGTCAGATTAGGAGAAGGGGAAAGTTTCGAGAGCCTATTGAGGCGTTTCACCCGTAAAGTACAACAGGAAGGAATAATCAGCGAGGTACGCCGCAGGGGCTTCTTCGAGAAACCCAGCATCAAGCGCAAGCGCAAAGAGGCAACCAAGCGCCGCAAAAGCAATAAAACTTCGTAATCTCTATGTCTTTACAGGAAAAGCTCAACACAGATCTTAAGACCGCCATGCGTGCCCGTGACGAGCTGCGCATGCTGGTGTTGCGTTCCCTGCTGTCATCGATGAACTACGCCGAGATAGCCAAGCAGAAAAAGCTGGACGACGGTGGTGTCATCGAGGTCATCGGTAGGGAGATCAAGCAGCGCAAAGAAAGCATCGAAGCTTACGAGAAGGGCAACCGCGCTGACCTGGCGGCAAAGGAGAAGGCTGAAATGGCCATTCTCCAGGAATATATGCCCGCCCAGATGGGGCGTGACGAGATTATCTCAATCGTCCGGGCCGTTTTAGCCGAAGTGGGGGCCAAAGGCCCCGGCGACAAAGGCAAGGTCATGCAGAAGCTCATGCCGCAGGTCAAAGGCAAGGCAGACGGAGGCGAGGTCAACAGCATCGTCACCGACCTGCTGGGCAAACTCTGAATTATCTCCTTCGGGCGCACCTGAAGCAACACCCCTACAATTCGATTATGTAGGGGCGGATTTTTAAATCCGCCTGAGAAAACGGAATCAACGTAGGGGCGGGTTTTTAAACCCGCCCGAGAATAAAAGCAAGTATGAAATTCGGCATCGTTGTCTTCCCCGGCACCTGGAGCGACCGCGACTGCTATTACTCGGTGCACAATATCTGCGGACAGGATGCTGCTTACATCTGGCATAAAGAGACCGACCTCGCCGGCTGCGACTGCATCATACTTCCCGGCGGATTTTCCTACGGTGACTACCTGCGCACCGGCGCCATCGCCCGTTTTTCACCTGTCATGGAGGCCGTTGCCGATTTTTCCAAAAAAGGTCGCCCCGTTATAGGCATCTGTAACGGATTCCAGGTGCTCTGCGAGGCCAACCTTCTGCCAGGGGTGCTGCGGCAGAACGAGCATCTGCAGTATCGCTGCCAGTGGACATACCTGAAAACCGAAAATAGCTCGACACCCTTCACCAATAAATGTAAAAAAGGTCAGGTGCTTAAAATACCCATATCGCATTACGAGGGCCGCTACTACGCCGGCGATGACGTTATCAAGGAGCTGGAGGACGGCGGACTCGTGGCCTTCCGCTACGGCACACCGGGCGGGGAGATAACCGCGGAAGCCAATCCAAACGGAGCGCTCAACAATATTGCAGGCATTATCAATAAAAAGGGCAACGTGCTCGGCATGATGCCCCATCCTGAGCGATCCTGCGAGGACATACTGGGCAGCACCGATGGAAATATCATCTGGGAGTCCATAATTGCCGGCATCTAAAGAGCAGTTGGAAGAGATTGCGCTCAGCCGCAAGGAATATAACCTGATTGTAAGCAAGCTGGAGCGCGAGCCGACTGAGGTCGAGCTCGGCATGTTCGGCTCACTCTGGAGCGAGCATTGCGGCTACAAACATTCCAAGGCCCTGCTGAAACGTTTCCCCACATCCGGCAGATACGTCCTTATCAAGCCGGGGGAGGAGAACGCCGGAGTTATCGATATCGGCGACGGCCAGGTCATAGGATTCAAGATCGAGTCTCACAATCACCCGTCCTATATCGAGCCTTACCAGGGCGCCGCCACCGGCGTGGGAGGCATCGTGCGCGACATCTTCACCATGGGGCTGCGGCCCATTGCCCTGGCCAACTCCCTGCGCTTCGGCCCCATGTCCGATCCGCATAACCGGTACCTGATGAGCGGTGTGGTGGGAGGTATCGCGGGTTACGGCAATTGCCTGGGCATCGCCGATGTGTGCGGCGAGATATATTTCGATCAGTGCTACAGCGGCAACCCGCTGGTCAACGCCCTCTGCCTGGGTATCGGACGCCGGGAAGACCTGACCAGGGCGCGCGCCTCGGGAGCGGGAAATCTCGTCATGCTGGTGGGCGCCGATACAGGCCGCGACGGACTGCACGGGGCGTCGGGACTGGCCTCACGGACTTTCGAGGAGCAGCGCGAGCTCCGCTCCGCCGTGCAGGTGGGCAATCCCTTCATGGAAAAGCTTCTTATCGAGGCCTGCCTGGAGTTAACACGCACCGGATGGATCGTCGGTCTGCAGGACTGCGGCGCCGCAGGATTGACCAGCGCTGCCATTGAAGCAGCCGACAAGGGAGATTCAGGCCTGGATATCGATGTGGCAAGGGTACCCAGACGGGAAAAGGGGATGACGCCCTACGAAGTCATGCTGTCGGAATCGCAGGAACGCATGGTCGTCATCGTGAAGAAAGGGTGCGAGGACAAGGTCAGCGACCTTTTTGATCGCTGGGGCCTGCACTCGGATATTATAGGTAAAGTAACGGACGACGGCATGGCCACTATCCGCGATGGTGGAAAGATTGTCGCGCACGCGCCCGTAAAATATCTCAACAATCCGCCTGTATATCGTTTCCGTCCCAAACGTCCCTCCTGGCTGGACGACCTCCAGGAGCTCGATCTCAAGAAAATCAAAGATATAACACCCGCAGACACCGGCAAAATTCTCCTTCGCCTGCTGGCTTCACCCAATATCTGCAGCAAGCGACAGGTATTCCGCCAGTACGACCACCAGGTGGGCAACAACTCGGTGGTTTTACCGGGTGACGGCGACGCGGCTGTCCTGCGCATACAGGAAACAATAAAAGCATATACCCTGGTGACCGACGGCAACGGCCGCTATTGTTATGTAAATCCGTTGGTCGGCGGAGTCATAGCTGTAGCTGAAGCCGCGCGCAATACCGCCTGCATGGGCGCCCGGCCCATGGCCATCACCAACTGCCTCAACTTTGGTAATCCTGAAAGAAATGACGTGATGTACCAGATGCACCGCTGCATCGAGGGCATGTCGCAAGCCTGCCGCAAGCTCAAAACACCGGTGGTCAGCGGCAACGTCAGCCTGTACAACGAAACCCGGGGTGTGGCTATCTTCCCCACGCCGGTGGTGGGCATGGTAGGTCTGATTAAAGACGTTAAACGCCACTGTACAGCCGGGTTCAAAAGCGAAGGAGACGCGGTCTTTTTACTGGGAGATTTCGGGAATGACCGGGCCCTGGGCAGTAGTGAATACCTTGAATTGATCCACGGTGTAGTCAGGGGTACACAGACTATTGATCTGCGCGCAGAGAAAAACCTTCATGACCTTCTCATCAAGGCTATCGACCGTGGATTGCTCAGGTCGGCTCACGACTGTTCCGACGGAGGGCTGGCTGTGACGCTGGCTGAAAGTTGTATAATTGGCGGCACAGGATTTAAGGGAGATCTGCCGGCGTATGGGCGCATGGACACAATGATCTTCGGCGAAGCGCAGTCACGCGCTGTCGTCTCCGTCAGCCCGGGAAAGGTGCGCAGACTGGAGGAGATGGCATTCAAACACAGGGTGCCGGCGACAAGGCTGGGAACCGTTGGCGGCGGCCGCTTTGTACTCAGAGGGTTGACCGACCTGCCGGTCAATGACCTTGTAAAAGCATGGAGCGGCGGCATCTGATGAGATTTTTAAGGGCACAATGATATTGGAGAAAACGTTTGGCTGAAATATCTGAATTCAGGGGCGTGCGCTACAACCCTGCCACGGTGCAATATATGCAAAATATCATCTGCCCGCCCTACGATGTTATATCTGCCCAGGAGCAAAAGGCCCTTTATGAAAAAAATAAATATAACATGGTGCGCCTGGAGTTCGGCCTTGAACAGGAGGGCGACAACGAGAGAAGTAACAGGTACACCCGCGCCCGCGATGAGTTCAACCGCTGGTTGAAAGATAATGTGCTCATACAGGACCAGGTGCCTAATTATTATGTCCATGAGCACAGCTTCGAAATAGGCGAAGCGAAAAAAAAGAGGCTGGAGCTGTACGCCTGCGTGCGCCTGGAGCCCTGGGAGAATAAAATAGTCGTCCCACATGAATTCACCATGGCCAAAGCCAAGGCTGACCGGCTGGACCTGATGAAGGCCTGCTCGGCAGACTTCAGCCCCATCTTCGGGCTTTACGAAGACCCGGGCGGCAAGATCAACCAGTTGATCGTTAACCGTGTCAAAGCCACTCCCACCTATAATTTTCAAACAGGGACGGATTATCACCGTTTCTGGGCGGTCAACGAGCCGGAGTTTGTGCAGAGGGTCAGCCATTTTCTAATTCCAAAACCTATTTATATCGCCGACGGCCACCACCGTTATGAGACAGCGCTGGAATACCGTGAGTACCGCCGCGAGCTTGATCCCGGCGGCAGCGGCAACGAGGCCTACAACTACGTCATGATGGCGCTGGTCTCCTTCTCCGACCCCGGTATCGTCATACTGCCCATCCACAGGCTTGTACGCGCTATCCAGAAGGAAACCATCGATAAATTTAAAAAAGGCCTGTCCGATTACTTCGAGGTCAGGGAAGCTTCCGCAGGAAATGTGTCGCTTGCCGCGGCCGCGGGCAGTATCCGCATATACGGATTGGAGCCCGGACAGGTGCTCGGCCTGACCCTGCTGCCCGGAATAAAGGTCAACGATTTTCTCAAACAGAGGCGCTCTGAGGAGTACGGCAGGCTGGACGTCAGCGCAGTGCAGCATATTATCTGTGAGAAATTACTGGGATTGCCGCCGGGCGATTCCGACAATCTGGCCTATACGCCCAGCGGTGAATCCGCCTGCCGCATGGTCGACAGCGGCCAGTTCCAGTTTACGATTCTGCTCGATCCCATCCCCGCAAAGACAATCAAGGCGGTAGCCGATTCTAACGACCGCATGCCGCGCAAGTCAACTTTCTTCTATCCCAAGCTGCCCTCCGGGCTGGTCATCTTCCGCACCGACGGGGAGATCTAAGATAAATTCCAAGCTCCAAATTCCAAATAATATTAAAACTCTAATAGCTAAATTTTAAATCCTAAACAAATTCAAATTTCAAAACTCGAGTTTGAAATTAGGATTTTGATATTGTTTAGAGTTTAGGATTTTGAAATTAGGATTTTAACTTTTTTTACTCGATGACCTCGTAGATAACGCTCCCGTAGGCCAGCCTCAGTGCATCATCGAAGGCCGTACGCCGGGGCTCGCGCACATCAATCAACCTGTTCAGCGTCCTGGGCCGCAGCAATTCGAAAAAAGCGCATTGCTTCCACATCCTGGCCAGGGTGTCGCGGGCGCCGCCGTATATCACATATTCGACGTCGCCAAGGTGCGGGCCGAGTATCTCCCGTGTGTGCTCTTCGATGCGGGTAAAGAAATACTCCATCTGTTTCTCCCGGTGCCTGGCGAAACGGTTGGCTGACGATCCGCCTTTATGATGTCTGGCATGCACCAATCCTGTGCCGGCCTTGCCGGCCAGCAGCTTATCGCCCTCAAAAACACCGACTGCGTAACGCCCCAGCCTCACCAGTATCAATGCCAGCTTCCGGTCCTTTTCCAGGGTCGACCTCAACGGGCCGGGATCGCAGCCGCGGCGCAGGCCGTCCCCGGCCAGCGGGAAGGGCGGCCGCACAACCCAGCCTTTGCCCATGGCATAAAAAACAGCGGCGCCGGTGGTCGACCCGGCCGCTTTCTCCACCAGTGTGTCCAGCATCTCGCCACGATCCAGCGCCTGCTGTAACACCTTTTCAACCTCGGCCTTTGAGGCAGCCGGTCTTATGTATACCGAAAAAACGATGTCCTGCTCCGACATGTCCCGTAGCCAGCGCAGGGCCTGTGATCGGCTCAGATCGAAGCGCTCGATTACAGCCATACTTTCATCCGATACCCGTTTCACGGGCGGGTTTGAAAACCCGCCCCCACATTTTTCCGTAGGGGCGTTGCTTTAGCTGCGCCCGTGCAAAATATCAACGTATCGCCCGTTTCACGGGCGTGTTTGAAATACCGCCCCTACGTTAATTCGACCATGGTTACGCCATCTCCCCCCTGACCACGGCTACCCGGCCTGAACGATTTAACCAGCGCGTGTGTGGCCAGCGCCTCCCGTACTGCGCCTCTTACAGCGCCCGTTCCATATCCGTGAATAATGCGCACTTCAGGCAACTGCGACATGAATGCATCGTTGAGATAGGAATCCAGTGCGGATTCAACCATTTCGGCCCTCTGCCCCCTCAGATCCAACTCGGGCGCGGCCGTGCGGGTCGTCCTTGGCCTGGCCTCCGTCCTACCTCCGGGGCCGTCCGACTCCGGCGCATCGATCTTTTCCACGCCGTCCAGACGCAGCGTCAGTTTTATATCTCCCACCAGCGCCTCCAACCTGTCCTGCCCCTCATCCACCGAGACCACGGTGGCCTGTGTATTCATATTTTTCAGACGGATGCTGTCTCCTACCGCGATCTTTTCAACACCTGATTCGTCATCGCTGATGGCAGCCAGCCTCCGGTCCAGCTGCGCTGAACGCTGCTCTGCCTGTTTTGTGATATTTTCCAGGGCCTTGCGCGCGCGCTCCAGACTCTCTTTTTTCCTCTGTTTCCTCAGTTCGGTCTCGGCCTCACGTATCTCACGATACAGGCCGGCGATCTCGGTATTAAGGTTGTCCTGTATCTCGCGAACCATCTCCCGCTCTTTGCTCCGGATACGTGATATCTCAGCCTCCAGATCGGCGGAAAGCCCGGCAGCGCGGGCATTTTCCCGGTCGATGGACTGCTGGGCCTCTGCCAGCCTCTTTCGCTCGGCCGCCAGGTCAACCATCATGGCCTCAACCTCCTGCGAGCCCTTTGACATGATGCTGCGGGCCTGATCGACTATCTCATCCGGTAGGCCGAAGCGGGCGGCAATATTAAGCGCATTGCTGCCGCCCGGTATGCCCACGCTCAGACGGTATGTCGGCATCAGGGTAACCGGATCGAAATCGAGTGAGGCGTTGCGCAGTCCCTTGTTGAGATGGGCGAAAGCTTTGAGCTCCGAGTAATGGGTGGTCACCACTACAGCCGTGCCCTTGTCGACGAAATGTGTAAGTGTCGCCTGGGCCAGGGCGGCGCCTTCACCCGGGTCGGTGCTGATGCCCAGTTCGTCCAGCAGCACCATGCCGGCAGGCGTAGATTTTTTTACGATGCGCGCGACATTGCTGATATGAGCGCTGAAGGTTGAGAGTGTCTGCTCGATACTCTGCTCGTCACCGATGTCGGCGTAAACCTCGTCGTAGATCGGCATCCGCGTTCCGTCCGCACAGGGTATGGGCAGGCCCGCCTGCGCCATCAGCACCAGCAGCCCGATGGTTTTAAGCGCAACCGTCTTGCCCCCGGCGTTAGGGCCGCTGATGATCAACACGGAGAAATCCCTGCCCAGCTCTACACTGAGCGGCACAGCCTCGCCCCTGAGCAGCGGATGACGGGCATTGACCATCCTCAGGAACCGTTCCTCAGTACCGCTGACGATCTCCGGCTCGATGGCCCGGGTTTTTTCCGCGTACAGGGCTTTGGCCAGAGCCAGGTCAAGGCGCGCCAGAATACCGATATTAAGTTCTATATCGCCGCATGCATCCCCCACGGAAACACTGAGGGCCGTTAATATTCGCTCGATCTCCTGCCGCTCCTCCACCTCGAGCTGCCGGAGCTCGTTGCCGGACTCGATGGTCTCCATAGGCTCGATGAAGACCGTTGCGCCGGTATTTGAAACATCGTGCACTATGCCCTTCAGTTCCCTCTTTGCCTCGACTCTAACGGGAAGAACGTAGCGGCCGTTGCGCTCGGTCACAAGCTGCTCCTGCAGCATCTCCTGGCCCCTTTTCGACTTGACTATTACCGATAGCCGGTCCTGCAGCTGCCTGCGCGTATCCTTGAGTCGCCACCTGACATCCGCCAGATGGGCCGAGGCCGAGTCCAGCACCTCTCCGGTGGGCGAAAGGCATTTGCCTATATCGCCTTCCAGCTGCGGCAGCGTTGTGATATCCTGCGCCATGCCCCATAAGGCCGGCAGGTCGGACGACATTTTTTGCAGGCCGCTGCGGGCGATGCGACAGGCAGCCAGCGTCCTCTGTATCCTGAGCAAAGCCAGAGGATCGAGCGCAGCGCCTTTACCGGCGCGGGCTGCGTCCTCCCTCACATCGTGGGCCTCCCCGATGTGGAAATCCGGCCTGACCGACAGCAGCCGCCTGGCTTCGGCGGACTGTCTGAGCAGAAGCTGAATATGACCGGCATCGGAGGTTGGTTGGAGTGTCAGCGCCAGGTCGCGGCCGGCCGCAAATGATGTGTGATCGGCCAGCCTTTTCAGTACAAGCGGGAACTCCAGCATATGGAGGCTATTGATATCCATGCGGATATTATACTATGCCCAGGCAGATTGTAGGGGCGTTGCTTTAGCTGCGCCCGCCCCTACAGCTTGACCAGCTTGACCCCTGTGATATACGGCACTTCCAGTATCTTCTTGATGATGGGATCATCGGCCGGCTCGTCCAGGGACAGGATCATGAGCGCCTCGCCCCTGGGCGTAATGCGCGCCACCTGCATGGCGGAGATATTGACATTATTCTTGCCGGTGATTGTGCCCACCGCGCCGATCAGACCGGGCTTGTCGGTGTGATAGCAAAGCATGAAATAGCCGCCCGTGGGCACGATGTCGAGCCAGAACTGGTTGATCCTGACGACATGTGTCTCATCACGCAGCACGGTGCCGGCAACGTCCACGTTTCCGCCGGTGGCCACCACCTCCAGCGAGATGAGGCTGGCGTAGTTGGCCACATCGGTCTCTTTCTGCTCCGAAATCTTGAGCCCGCGCTGTTGCGCGATGACGCCTGCATTGACCAGCGTGACGTGCTCCTCGCTTACCGTGTCGAGAAGCCCGCTGAGAATGGAGGCCTTGAGGGCGGAGGTATCGTATTGGGCGATTTCGCCGGAGTACTTGATCTTGAGTCCCTTGAGCTGCCCTCCCATGAGCTGTCCCGCCATTTTGCCCACCACCGCAGCTACATCCATATACGGCCTTAAAATCTCCAGCAGCTCCGGTGCTATCTGGGGCACATTGACTGCGAACCTGGCCGGCTTGCCGTTGAGGACGTCTATGATCTGGTCCACCACGTCGATACAGACATTGGTCTGGGCCTCCCTGGTCGAGGCGCCCAGGTGGGGTGTGGCGACGACCTTATCGCTTTTAAACAGGATGCTGTCGGTGCAGGGTTCAGAGGCGTAAACATCGATGGCCGCGCCTGCCACCTTGCCCTCTTCGATACCCTTGAGCAAAGCCTCATCGTCTATGAGGCCTCCCCGCGCGCAGTTGATAATACGCACCCCTTTTTTCATCGCGGCTATCTCTTTTTCGCCGATCATTCCTTTGGTCTGCTGAGTGAGAGGCAGGTGCAGCGTGATAAAGTCGGATTCCTTGTAGATCTGTTCGAGTGGAACCAGCGTAACGCCCAGCGACTGGGAGTATTCCTGCGAGGCGAAGGGATCGTACCCCACCAGCCTCATCTCGAAACCCTGGGCGCGGGCGGCCACGCCGGAGCCGACGTTGCCCAGCCCTATGATGCCCAGTGTCTTGTTGCGCAACTCTACGCCGGTATATTCCTTGCGGTTCCACTTGCCCGCCTTGAGCTGGCTGTGCGCCTGCGGGA from Dehalococcoidia bacterium includes these protein-coding regions:
- the rpsU gene encoding 30S ribosomal protein S21: MLVPEVRLGEGESFESLLRRFTRKVQQEGIISEVRRRGFFEKPSIKRKRKEATKRRKSNKTS
- a CDS encoding GatB/YqeY domain-containing protein, encoding MSLQEKLNTDLKTAMRARDELRMLVLRSLLSSMNYAEIAKQKKLDDGGVIEVIGREIKQRKESIEAYEKGNRADLAAKEKAEMAILQEYMPAQMGRDEIISIVRAVLAEVGAKGPGDKGKVMQKLMPQVKGKADGGEVNSIVTDLLGKL
- the purQ gene encoding phosphoribosylformylglycinamidine synthase subunit PurQ, whose amino-acid sequence is MKFGIVVFPGTWSDRDCYYSVHNICGQDAAYIWHKETDLAGCDCIILPGGFSYGDYLRTGAIARFSPVMEAVADFSKKGRPVIGICNGFQVLCEANLLPGVLRQNEHLQYRCQWTYLKTENSSTPFTNKCKKGQVLKIPISHYEGRYYAGDDVIKELEDGGLVAFRYGTPGGEITAEANPNGALNNIAGIINKKGNVLGMMPHPERSCEDILGSTDGNIIWESIIAGI
- the purL gene encoding phosphoribosylformylglycinamidine synthase subunit PurL, which gives rise to MPASKEQLEEIALSRKEYNLIVSKLEREPTEVELGMFGSLWSEHCGYKHSKALLKRFPTSGRYVLIKPGEENAGVIDIGDGQVIGFKIESHNHPSYIEPYQGAATGVGGIVRDIFTMGLRPIALANSLRFGPMSDPHNRYLMSGVVGGIAGYGNCLGIADVCGEIYFDQCYSGNPLVNALCLGIGRREDLTRARASGAGNLVMLVGADTGRDGLHGASGLASRTFEEQRELRSAVQVGNPFMEKLLIEACLELTRTGWIVGLQDCGAAGLTSAAIEAADKGDSGLDIDVARVPRREKGMTPYEVMLSESQERMVVIVKKGCEDKVSDLFDRWGLHSDIIGKVTDDGMATIRDGGKIVAHAPVKYLNNPPVYRFRPKRPSWLDDLQELDLKKIKDITPADTGKILLRLLASPNICSKRQVFRQYDHQVGNNSVVLPGDGDAAVLRIQETIKAYTLVTDGNGRYCYVNPLVGGVIAVAEAARNTACMGARPMAITNCLNFGNPERNDVMYQMHRCIEGMSQACRKLKTPVVSGNVSLYNETRGVAIFPTPVVGMVGLIKDVKRHCTAGFKSEGDAVFLLGDFGNDRALGSSEYLELIHGVVRGTQTIDLRAEKNLHDLLIKAIDRGLLRSAHDCSDGGLAVTLAESCIIGGTGFKGDLPAYGRMDTMIFGEAQSRAVVSVSPGKVRRLEEMAFKHRVPATRLGTVGGGRFVLRGLTDLPVNDLVKAWSGGI
- a CDS encoding DUF1015 domain-containing protein, coding for MAEISEFRGVRYNPATVQYMQNIICPPYDVISAQEQKALYEKNKYNMVRLEFGLEQEGDNERSNRYTRARDEFNRWLKDNVLIQDQVPNYYVHEHSFEIGEAKKKRLELYACVRLEPWENKIVVPHEFTMAKAKADRLDLMKACSADFSPIFGLYEDPGGKINQLIVNRVKATPTYNFQTGTDYHRFWAVNEPEFVQRVSHFLIPKPIYIADGHHRYETALEYREYRRELDPGGSGNEAYNYVMMALVSFSDPGIVILPIHRLVRAIQKETIDKFKKGLSDYFEVREASAGNVSLAAAAGSIRIYGLEPGQVLGLTLLPGIKVNDFLKQRRSEEYGRLDVSAVQHIICEKLLGLPPGDSDNLAYTPSGESACRMVDSGQFQFTILLDPIPAKTIKAVADSNDRMPRKSTFFYPKLPSGLVIFRTDGEI
- a CDS encoding Vms1/Ankzf1 family peptidyl-tRNA hydrolase, whose translation is MAVIERFDLSRSQALRWLRDMSEQDIVFSVYIRPAASKAEVEKVLQQALDRGEMLDTLVEKAAGSTTGAAVFYAMGKGWVVRPPFPLAGDGLRRGCDPGPLRSTLEKDRKLALILVRLGRYAVGVFEGDKLLAGKAGTGLVHARHHKGGSSANRFARHREKQMEYFFTRIEEHTREILGPHLGDVEYVIYGGARDTLARMWKQCAFFELLRPRTLNRLIDVREPRRTAFDDALRLAYGSVIYEVIE
- a CDS encoding endonuclease MutS2, producing the protein MDINSLHMLEFPLVLKRLADHTSFAAGRDLALTLQPTSDAGHIQLLLRQSAEARRLLSVRPDFHIGEAHDVREDAARAGKGAALDPLALLRIQRTLAACRIARSGLQKMSSDLPALWGMAQDITTLPQLEGDIGKCLSPTGEVLDSASAHLADVRWRLKDTRRQLQDRLSVIVKSKRGQEMLQEQLVTERNGRYVLPVRVEAKRELKGIVHDVSNTGATVFIEPMETIESGNELRQLEVEERQEIERILTALSVSVGDACGDIELNIGILARLDLALAKALYAEKTRAIEPEIVSGTEERFLRMVNARHPLLRGEAVPLSVELGRDFSVLIISGPNAGGKTVALKTIGLLVLMAQAGLPIPCADGTRMPIYDEVYADIGDEQSIEQTLSTFSAHISNVARIVKKSTPAGMVLLDELGISTDPGEGAALAQATLTHFVDKGTAVVVTTHYSELKAFAHLNKGLRNASLDFDPVTLMPTYRLSVGIPGGSNALNIAARFGLPDEIVDQARSIMSKGSQEVEAMMVDLAAERKRLAEAQQSIDRENARAAGLSADLEAEISRIRSKEREMVREIQDNLNTEIAGLYREIREAETELRKQRKKESLERARKALENITKQAEQRSAQLDRRLAAISDDESGVEKIAVGDSIRLKNMNTQATVVSVDEGQDRLEALVGDIKLTLRLDGVEKIDAPESDGPGGRTEARPRTTRTAAPELDLRGQRAEMVESALDSYLNDAFMSQLPEVRIIHGYGTGAVRGAVREALATHALVKSFRPGSRGQGGDGVTMVELT
- the serA gene encoding phosphoglycerate dehydrogenase, which gives rise to MKVLVADPLAPEGMESLKAMTEVDVKLGLKPDELKAIICNYDAIIVRSETQVTSDIIKAGSKLQIIARAGVGLDNVDINAATQKGIMVVNAPTGNTVAAAEHTMALMLALARNIPQAHSQLKAGKWNRKEYTGVELRNKTLGIIGLGNVGSGVAARAQGFEMRLVGYDPFASQEYSQSLGVTLVPLEQIYKESDFITLHLPLTQQTKGMIGEKEIAAMKKGVRIINCARGGLIDDEALLKGIEEGKVAGAAIDVYASEPCTDSILFKSDKVVATPHLGASTREAQTNVCIDVVDQIIDVLNGKPARFAVNVPQIAPELLEILRPYMDVAAVVGKMAGQLMGGQLKGLKIKYSGEIAQYDTSALKASILSGLLDTVSEEHVTLVNAGVIAQQRGLKISEQKETDVANYASLISLEVVATGGNVDVAGTVLRDETHVVRINQFWLDIVPTGGYFMLCYHTDKPGLIGAVGTITGKNNVNISAMQVARITPRGEALMILSLDEPADDPIIKKILEVPYITGVKLVKL